One genomic segment of Kiritimatiella glycovorans includes these proteins:
- a CDS encoding restriction endonuclease subunit S, which produces MMEQEAMRDASLAYSVEARTAIAEDVPPGYKRTEVGVIPEDWSVKTVSEFGQVITGGTPSTKVRAYWGDAYPWVTPTDISTNKDICSTERHLSEAGFRVMRGLPANTVLVTCIASIGKNAVLRTPGSCNQQINAVIPDRDYDSDFLYYLFEFSKNYLIGSAGTTATSIISKSLFSSLAFALPAIREQRAIATALSDADALIESLDRLIAKKRAIKQAAMQQLLTGQTRLPGFTGEWETTRLGEIAEIVMGQSPGSAFYNAKGEGLPLIQGNADIENRQTIRRISTTQITKKGRRGDILLSVRAPVGEVSRATFDVCLGRGVCALRFPTDFLFHYLVYLEPSWGKHSKGSTFDSVNSADIKALEVALPGTEEQTAIATVLSDMDTEIEALERRRDKARQIKQGMMQQLLTGRVRLVEPESPTEAKA; this is translated from the coding sequence ATGATGGAACAGGAGGCCATGCGGGATGCGTCGCTCGCTTACTCGGTAGAGGCCAGGACGGCTATCGCAGAGGATGTGCCGCCTGGGTACAAGCGGACTGAAGTGGGGGTGATTCCGGAGGATTGGAGCGTCAAGACGGTAAGTGAATTCGGTCAAGTGATCACAGGAGGAACCCCTTCCACGAAAGTGCGGGCTTACTGGGGAGATGCTTATCCGTGGGTAACGCCAACAGATATATCTACAAACAAAGATATTTGCTCTACTGAGCGGCACTTGAGTGAGGCTGGGTTCAGAGTAATGCGGGGGCTCCCGGCGAATACGGTGCTAGTTACATGCATTGCTAGCATTGGAAAGAATGCAGTTCTGAGAACGCCAGGATCCTGTAACCAACAAATCAACGCTGTGATCCCTGACCGAGACTATGACTCTGACTTTCTGTACTACCTCTTTGAGTTCTCCAAAAACTACTTGATCGGAAGCGCGGGGACTACTGCTACAAGTATCATTTCCAAAAGTCTATTCAGCAGTTTGGCCTTTGCTCTACCTGCCATCCGTGAACAACGCGCCATCGCCACCGCCCTGTCGGACGCGGACGCGCTGATCGAATCCCTCGACCGCCTGATCGCCAAAAAGCGCGCCATCAAACAGGCCGCCATGCAACAACTCCTCACCGGCCAGACCCGCTTGCCGGGCTTCACCGGCGAATGGGAGACGACGCGGTTGGGGGAGATTGCTGAGATTGTCATGGGGCAATCCCCAGGTTCTGCCTTCTACAACGCGAAAGGGGAAGGGCTACCGTTAATACAAGGCAATGCTGATATTGAGAACCGTCAGACGATTCGACGGATAAGCACTACCCAGATCACCAAGAAAGGCAGGCGAGGGGATATTCTTTTGTCAGTGCGCGCGCCAGTCGGCGAAGTCTCGCGCGCAACCTTCGATGTTTGCTTAGGCCGCGGTGTCTGCGCCCTGCGATTTCCGACCGATTTCTTATTTCACTACTTGGTTTACCTGGAGCCCTCATGGGGAAAGCACTCAAAAGGATCAACTTTTGATTCAGTGAACTCTGCCGACATTAAGGCCCTGGAGGTCGCGCTACCAGGCACCGAAGAACAAACCGCCATCGCCACCGTCCTCTCCGATATGGACACCGAAATCGAAGCCCTGGAGCGCCGCCGCGACAAAGCCCGACAGATCAAGCAGGGCATGATGCAGCAGCTCCTCACCGGCCGGGTGCGGTTGGTGGAACCGGAATCACCCACGGAGGCAAAGGCATGA
- a CDS encoding GmrSD restriction endonuclease domain-containing protein has translation MKATEAKLLDFLKKSPQFIIPIYQRTYSWTEPQCRQLWDDVLRAGSNDAISAHFIGSIVYIEQGLYQVSSQSPLLVIDGQQRLTTAMLMIEALCRHLGDEEPIDGFSAKKLRNYYLLNPLEEGERGFKLLLTETDKDSLLALFRQKPLPADGSLRIQENFEWFEQQVNRLEDLVPLCRGLAKLVIVDIALSRDQDNPQLIFESMNSTGRELSQADLIRNFVLMGLEPEHQRRLYEDLWRPMELNFGQEGYGAHFDWFMRHYLTVRTGDIPKIGDVYEAFKAYARAPKQAEQGVDALVADIHAFAGFYCAMALGKENDKLLAEAFRDLRELKVDVAYPFLLELYTDYENGLLSREDFAAAVRLVEAYVFRRAVCAIPTNSLNKTFANLGRGLKKDRYLESIQVHFLNLPSYRRFPRDDEFRRELATRDLYNFRSRSYWLRRLENHDRKERVPVDEYTIEHILPQNDNLSPQWRQALGEEWQRIQETWLHSLGNLTLTGYNAEYSDRPFTDKRDMKGGFRQSPLRVNEGLGLLETWNEQAIKERAQRLAEWAIKVWPAPRVDDDVLAAYRTEKAPQATYSLSDHPQLIEGKPMRALFEALRKDVLALDPGVTEEVLKLYIAFKAESNFVDVVPQKSRLRLSLNMAFHELHDPKQLAKDVTNLGRWGNGDVEVGLSSPDDLPYVMGLVRQAFEKQMGDMEVMT, from the coding sequence ATGAAGGCCACGGAAGCCAAGTTGCTCGATTTCCTCAAGAAGTCGCCGCAGTTCATTATTCCGATCTACCAGCGCACCTATTCCTGGACGGAGCCGCAGTGCCGGCAACTCTGGGACGATGTGCTTCGGGCCGGATCGAACGATGCCATCAGCGCACACTTCATCGGCTCTATTGTTTACATCGAACAGGGCTTGTATCAGGTGTCCAGCCAGTCGCCGCTGCTCGTTATTGACGGCCAGCAACGGCTGACCACGGCCATGTTGATGATTGAGGCGCTATGCCGCCATCTGGGCGATGAGGAGCCGATTGACGGCTTTTCGGCGAAGAAGTTGCGTAATTACTACCTGCTGAATCCGCTCGAGGAGGGGGAGCGTGGGTTCAAGCTGCTGCTGACAGAAACGGACAAGGACAGCCTGCTGGCGCTCTTTCGGCAGAAGCCACTCCCGGCAGATGGTTCTCTGCGGATCCAGGAGAACTTTGAATGGTTCGAGCAGCAGGTGAATCGACTTGAGGATTTGGTCCCCTTGTGTCGTGGGCTGGCCAAGCTGGTGATCGTGGATATTGCCCTGAGCCGCGACCAGGATAACCCCCAGCTCATCTTCGAAAGCATGAACTCCACCGGCCGGGAGCTGAGCCAGGCCGACCTGATCCGCAACTTTGTGCTGATGGGGCTTGAGCCGGAGCACCAGCGCCGACTCTATGAGGACCTCTGGCGCCCGATGGAGCTGAACTTTGGCCAAGAGGGCTACGGCGCCCATTTCGACTGGTTCATGCGCCATTATCTGACAGTGCGAACCGGCGATATTCCGAAAATCGGTGATGTGTATGAAGCCTTCAAGGCCTACGCCCGCGCGCCGAAACAGGCAGAACAGGGCGTAGATGCATTGGTGGCGGATATCCACGCCTTTGCCGGATTCTACTGCGCCATGGCGCTGGGTAAGGAAAACGACAAATTGCTCGCAGAAGCGTTCCGTGACCTGCGCGAACTGAAGGTCGATGTGGCGTATCCGTTCCTGCTGGAACTTTACACGGATTATGAAAACGGACTCTTGTCACGGGAGGATTTTGCTGCGGCCGTCCGGCTGGTGGAGGCCTATGTGTTTCGCCGCGCCGTCTGTGCAATTCCCACTAACTCTCTGAACAAGACGTTTGCCAACCTTGGGCGCGGCCTGAAAAAGGATCGGTACCTGGAAAGCATTCAGGTGCACTTTTTGAATCTGCCCTCGTATCGCCGCTTTCCGAGAGATGATGAATTCCGGCGAGAGCTGGCGACCCGTGACCTGTATAACTTCCGGAGTCGCAGCTACTGGTTGCGGCGGCTGGAGAATCACGACCGAAAGGAAAGGGTGCCGGTGGATGAATATACCATCGAGCATATTCTGCCGCAGAACGACAACTTGTCCCCGCAGTGGCGGCAGGCCCTTGGGGAGGAGTGGCAACGCATTCAGGAAACCTGGCTGCACAGCCTGGGTAACCTGACCCTCACCGGCTACAACGCCGAGTACAGTGATCGACCCTTTACCGACAAGCGCGACATGAAAGGGGGCTTCAGACAAAGCCCTTTGCGAGTGAACGAGGGACTTGGGTTACTTGAGACCTGGAACGAGCAAGCTATAAAGGAGCGGGCGCAACGATTGGCGGAATGGGCCATCAAGGTCTGGCCCGCGCCCCGGGTCGACGACGACGTGCTGGCAGCGTATCGGACAGAGAAAGCGCCCCAGGCGACCTATAGCCTAAGCGACCACCCTCAGCTTATTGAAGGCAAGCCCATGCGGGCGCTGTTTGAGGCGTTACGCAAGGACGTCCTGGCGTTGGACCCTGGCGTCACCGAGGAGGTCCTAAAGCTCTATATCGCTTTCAAGGCTGAGAGCAACTTCGTCGATGTGGTGCCACAAAAGAGCCGTCTGCGCTTGTCGTTGAACATGGCCTTCCATGAGTTGCATGATCCGAAACAACTGGCGAAGGACGTAACCAACCTTGGG